Below is a genomic region from Rhodothermia bacterium.
TTGGCAAAGGTTTCAGGCGTCGCATCCCCCAGAATATCTATCGGGTTTGCATGAGACCAATGGGCTGGTAAAAAGCTGTTCAGCGCCTCGACGGTCTCCGGTGACAATTCCGAGAGTGCCCCACCCTGCTGGATCAAGGCATCGGTCGCCAAAACGCCGGGACCTCCTGCGTTGGTGATAATGGCTAAACGTTTGCCGCGAGGCCGTGGTTGCTTACTCAAAATATCGGCCATGTTAAACAACTCCGAAATGCGCTCTACACGCATTACCCCTACCCGACGGAAAGCGGTGCGTAACACATCGAAACTGCCCGCCAACGAGCCGGTATGAGAAGCCGCCGCCTTTGCCGCCGCCTCGGTACTGCCCGCCTTAATCACGATAATGGGCTTGGAAAGCGAGACCTCCCGTGCTGCCGACATAAACCCGCGTGCATCGCCAATAGACTCCATATAAAGAACGATGCTTTTGGTTTGTGCATCATTCCCAAGATGGTGTAAGAGATCGCCCCAAGACACATCCAACATCGAACCGATGGACACAAAGGCCGAGAAACCAACATTCTCACGGCGACTCCAGTCCAAAATGGCCGTACACATGGCCCCCGATTGGGAGATGAACGCCACTGAACCCGGCTTGGCCATACCATCTGCAAAGGTGGCATTCAGGCCCGACTTTGGCCGCATAACGCCCAAGCAATTCGGTCCAATAATCCGAATTTTATGCTTCGTTGCAATGTTCATGATGTCCTTTTCTAAGGCCATACCAGCCGCACCAATTTCCTTAAATCCTGCCGAGATGATGATGATGCTTTTGCATCCTTTATCGGCACACGCTTGAACTAAACGTGGAACGGAATTGGCGGGCGTAACGATCACCGTCAATTCCGGCGATTTGGGCAAGTCTGCAACCGTTGGATAACAAGTTAATCCCAATAGGCTGGTACGCTTAGGATTAACCGGAAATATTTCTCCTTTATAGACGTCATTTTTTAGGTTTTCCATGATCATCCGGCCTACACTCCCCTCTCGGTCGGTAGCACCTACAACGGCAACGGATTTAGGATTAAAAAAGGCGTTCAGGTTGCGGCGGTTTTCCCGCAAAATATCATGACTGGGATAGAGTTTCATATAGATAGGCGTTTCGTTTTCCGAATTATGCGTTTCGGTACGATGCCTTCTTGGTGCTGTTCCGAGCATCACGGAGTTTTAACCCAAAACCTATCCCCCCTTAACAAGAAGCGTTTTCAGGAAAAACATCAAATTCAGGATACGATGGCCTTATTCATGTGATACAATGCCAGAATGTTTCTCGCCCACCGATACACCAACCGGAAGTTTGTTTTCAGCAGGTGGAAGGGTACAGATGTAGTCTGGGTTATAATCGCAATAAGGGTTATATGCCTCATTAAAATCCACCACCAACGTATTACCAGCCATTTTACGCGCACTTAAATACCGCCCTCCACCGTAAGTTTCTTTACCATTGGTGGCATCGCGAAAGGGAATCCAATAGACATCCGGTGGTTCTTCTTCCAGTTTAAATACCAATAACCGGTGCGTACCTTCTGGAAACTTTAGCGCCACTTGGCCAGCTGCCTTATATGCCTTCTCTTTATCGGTAATGCGTTCTTTCATACGTACCACGCGGTCGCTTTCTGTTGGCAACATCGGCACCATAAACCGATATACCGGATTCACCTCAAAGTACTTGAGTCCTTTAAAACCAGCAATATCCTGCGGCCTTAATACACTCGTCTGAGGATTCTTCAAAGCAGCATCCTTTTCAAATCGGTTTTGCAGAATTGCCTGTTCATAAGGGCTTAGCGTTTTTTCGCAACCAGCCATTACCCACACAAGGTTGAGCAAGACCCATATTTGAAGCCATTTTTCAAACGGCAGAAGCGCTAAATAAGGGCTATTTCTTTTGTACATAAACGTTTGTTTGAAATTGAATACAGCCCAAAATAAAGAGCCTGCCCAGAGCGTTCCAAGCAGACTCTTGAAAATCACCAAAAAACAGCCGGTTAACGGATAATAACCAATTTCTCAACCCCAGACGGATTGTTCACCCCTTGTGACCCCTCCTTCGTTCGGAGTAACACTTTATAAAGATAGGTTCCAGTAGCCAAGGCATCCCCATCGGCATCCGTCCCATCCCACTTCACCATATTCCAGTTCATGCGCAAAGCACCAGCTTGTAATTCGCTTGGATTTTTAACCAAGTCAAACTCCCGCACCAAACGTCCGCTCAGGGTGAAAATACGAATCCGCAAATCCTCCACCAAAGTTGTTGCAGCACCTCTCAACCGGAATGCAAACGTGGTTTGGTTAATCATAGGATTGGGGTACGGATACAAACTCTCAATCTGGGCTTCGCTTTGTACACGAAAATGCACCTGATACGGCTCGGCCTGATTTCCGGAAGCATCCCGCACGGTTAACGACAAGGTGTAGGTTCCGTCTTTCCCCGAAAAGTCTGGCTTATACATAATTCGCGCACGGTTATCCGCATTTGTCCCTTTGATAAAGGTTACATTTGCCCCCGCGAGATCAACCGGAGCATTGTTTAGCTTCAACGTAAATAAGTTGATGTTGTCCAACAACCGATTTTGGTCATTATCCGTTAATACAATCTCGATGGTGGGGAGTGCGGTAACAAATGGATACAATGGATTTTCGGGATTGACAACCGGTTTTGGATCGTTCTGAAGCTCTACGCCATCCACCGTTACCTTATAACTTGGTGCCTGCTTGTCCGATAACACGGAGAAATTTCGGAGTAAGGTATTATTAAACACAATAGACTCTGGCCTATCGGGTTGTTCTACAAAAATTTGAATTTGGTTTTTCCCCGTAAGCCCTATTGTTCCAAATGACTTACTGAACGTTGCGGTGGCATTGGGTAACAAGGTACTCACCGAGTCTCTTCCAATCACACTTGCTTGGTTTTGGGCATTTGTTAAAACAAAAATTGCCCGTACTTTGGCGGCTGGCGTTTCGCTCAGGTTCTGCACTTTAAACGTTACTGTTTGTAGTGCGCCTTCTGCCAAGGTCTCACCGGCAAGAACAAATTCAGCCGGAACCAAAGCAATGTCCGGCACGGCATCATAGCCCACATGTGCGTACTGTAACTGAGGTGTTGTCTTGTGCGATATATCCTTAAATGTTGCCCTGATACGGATAAAGGGGTGATTTTGGGCATTAATAGCGGAAAGGTCTGCGGCAGGAATCGGCGTTTGGAGTCCAGAGACGATAGGGATTTCCCCATTTTGGGGCAAGACGTCAAAGGTAATGCTTTGTTCTGGATCGCCTATCGGGAAGTTCTGCCCCCAAGTAAGGGTTTTCCAAGATAATGCAGGGCCAATGAGGGGCGTGGTGGACTCGGCCTCGGAGGTCAAAAAAGTGAGGGTTGCGGGCAAATCTAATTCTGTGATATTGGAGGAACTCTGTGTTAACTCTTGGGTAACTTCCGGCATTCCCTTGCGAGCAAGCATCGCCCATAAGTTAATGGTTTTGCCATCTGCACCTTTTTGCCAAAGTTGATCTATGCCCTTACTGCCTAAGCCTCGGAAAAAGGTTTTAAGCGAGTCCGCCACCGGAGTAGCACTGATGTAGCAGGTGCGGATCATCACATAATCGCCTTTTTTAGCATTGTTATAAATGGCCCGAAATTGCTGCCAATCCGCAAGACTGGAATTTATGGCGCCACTAAAGTTTTCCTTTACACGTCCGCTATACCCATCTAAGGTCAAAATGCCATATCCCGTCTTTAAGCGCAAAAACGGCTCACCATTCACCAAATACTGGCATTTATTGTTTTGATTTAACCCACCAGACGTGGCGTCAATGTTGATTTCGGATTTGCTGGTTGCAAATGTCCACTTTGGATCGCTAAACGAGATTTGTGGCGCGTGCGTATTCACATCAAATAATTGCCGTTGCTGGAGCCAGCCCTTCGACAAATCTGGCCGCACGGTAAATGCTGCACCTGTCCAGTTCTCAGGTTGTTGAGGGTTGTCTAATCGGGCACGCCAGAAGTACGTTTTTCCAGCCTGCAAAGCACTATTCTGCTTCCACTCGGCTACCAAGGCAGTGGTCGTGGTTTGAAAACTTCGTTTAAAAGGTGACGTGAACGTGGCCGTAGAATCCATCTCAAACACAAAGGTTTGTGCATTTTGTGCAGCAGCAAGGGTACTCACCCGCAAGGTTGGGGATAAAGAGGTTTCCACACCGAAGTTTAATGGTGAAACCACCAAAACGCCATTCGAGAAGACCGTAATGTTTTTCTCCGTCAGGTTATCATTTTCGTCCGATTCTTCAAGATCGTTTTGTGCATCCGCAAATACCCGTATTTTGTTCTGCCCCACGGTTTGGTCATTTATCTTAACCTTAAATGTATAGATTTGGGTAACGGGAAACGGCGAGATCACTTGCTCATAAGCCACCACTCCTCCGCCCGGTTTTTCATGCAACACCTTTAGAATAGAAGGTTTTTCAGGTATATACCCTAAGTTGTGTAAGTTCACCTTAACGGTAATTACAGAATCTGCTGGTACAGGTGAGGCCGGCGTGAGGGTCACGTCACTGGCGAGTAGCCGGTAATTGGTTTTAATAGGCATCGTTATATTAGTTGCCGGATCACCAATAAGGTTATACTGTAGTGCGTGCATCAACTCGTATGGCCGCTCGGTTGCCCTTATTTTCCCCGGAACTCGGACGCCATTTTCGATCGTAGAAAACCGGCTTGCCAACGAATCTAAATACGCCTGCTTTCCAAACCTAAACACATCCCCCAGTCTTCGAATACCATCTTTGTTGAACCGAGGAATGACATAGTTCACCATATCGGCTGTAAAGGAAATGTAACTTGAACCAGAGCCGCCCCAGTGCGCAATCCCCCCATTTGGCGAAAACAGCAAGGACTCCGCAAAAACAGGGTTGTTAGGATCCGCAAATCGGTCTCCGGCGAATGCACCTGTCGTACAACCAAGTGAAAGTACCACGGGTAAGCGGCTTGCATTGTCCCACTCCGCCACTGGACGGGTTACAATCTCCCAACTAAACGCAGAAGAATGGCCAAAATAGAGCATCATACCACTTCCTTTTCGGATACGCGTTTGGAGGGAATCCAATAAAGAAGTATCCAAAACCTCTGTCAGAATCCCTTTCGAGATAAACGTGGTATCGGCTCCAAACGGTTTACCCGCCATTTCGCTCATCCATCTGACGACATTTCGTTTAAGTTCTACTTGCTCAAAAACATTAAGACCCCCTGACAGGCCAATCATTTTTTTATTCCAAACATCTAAAGGCGCTTGCTCATATTGCTTGATTTTGTGGATAACGACGGCGGCAGAATTGGCATTATCGCGGACATTTAGCCTGCCAACTGAGAGCGCTTCATGCCAGTCGGTATCTCCCTTTAACCCTACCGCAAACCAACCATCTGAAGAAGGACGCCCAAAAGATGGCACTTCCCAAGCCTGATGCGGCAACTTTCTATCCGGATATACGGCATCACCCCAGAGAAGCAAAAACTTTGGCTTGGTCTGCCATTTTTGTGTTTGATGCACAAACCGGCGTATCGCGATTGGCGTTGGACGCCCAAAATCAAACTCATTGTATAACTCGCGTACATCCACTACGACCGTTTTGAAGCCGTCTTTTTGCTGACGGTAAGCGGCCATTTGTGCAGCAGACTCCATGAGCGCCTTTGTTGTGACAATCACATAATCTGCTCCTTGGCTCTCCGCACGCCAATACGAAGACTGCACAACCTTAAATTGAGGGGGCTTTTTTACCGCCGAGGACTGTATAGCCCAAAGCGGTAAATCACCTGCGGTTTGTGACTCACTAAACACACCAATACCTGCGGCTGCCGCTACCTCAAACCTACGGTAAGTGTTTGGATTATATATGGTTATATTGCCCGTACCCCAACCATTCATCGTAAACGTTAGAGAACCTTTGTTCGGATGTTTAAACAGCAAAGTACCCTGAGCGGCAGTTAGCCTCCGGCTATAATCCACTACAATATGATCAAGATATACTTGTGGCCTCGTCTCATTAAACGGATTATACGACACCAAACGCACTTGTAACTGATTGATATTGGGGAGATCACTTAAGGCAATTTTGGCTCGCAAATCTCTAAAAAACCAACCATTCCACTCTTTCACATCCAACTCCTTATACCCCGTAGCTCCCCCACTTTGCTTAAGGTTAAGACTAAGCCCAATGCGGTGAGAAGTAGAATTTAAAGTACTTAAACGCACTTTCACCTCGACAGAATCACTACTGACAGCCTCGGCGTTGGGGAGTGGGATGGCATAGTCTGCATTTACAGGACTTGCCGATGTGTTAACAAAGGAGGTCCAATAATACCCCTCGCCCCGTGTAAATAATGGATTGGAAACCTGCGCATCACCATCTCCATAATGATAAGTATTATCTTGCTCCTGCCATACCATTGCAACATACTTATTGGTTGCCAATGCGCCCACAGCGAACTGGGTAGGAGAAGTTTGTGTGTAACGGAGACCATTTGCCCCCCCCGACCAAGAGAGCCAATAAAAAGTGGTATCCGAGTATATGCTATACCGCGTGCTACTTTGCGATTCTTGCGTATCAAAAGCCCAAGACTCGTCTTCGCCCCTATTCTGTTTTCCAATAAACTCAATATAATCGGCATTCCCCATCGTCCCTCCACCTTGATACCAAATCGGAATTTCTTTTCCATTCTCAAACAATTGGAGGTTTACCGGTGTTATGGTATCTACGTTAAGCCCCGACGCACGTAATTCCTGCCCCGTAATACGATAAACACCGTCTTCCACAACGGCAATTTTCAAATACGGCTGTGCAGGTTTTTGCCAATCCCAATATGGATTTTGCGCAAATATGGAGCTGCTTGTCAATAGAAACGACAAGAAAATAAGGGTATATAGTTTTTGTCCCATATGTTTTACTCACATTGGAAGATGTTAGAAACCAAACAATATTTTTCACAGATGGGGTATCAAACGTAAGATAAGCAGTTATTTTTTAGGTAAATAAAGGCTCTTAATTAAGCAGTATGGTGTTCTTCAAGCACTTTTTCCAAAATTTGTTTCATGTCCTCGCCGAGTTTATCCCGATCATAATGCGCCCTTGCCAACTTTGCTCCATTTTGACCTGCAATAGCCAAGGTCTCTGGCTGCTTTTTCAAAGCCAATATCTGTTCTGCCAAAAGATCTGGACGCTCCGCTGGGACAAACCACCCACAGGCTTCTTTTTCAACAGTTTCTTTGGTCCAACCCGGATTGGTAACGATCACAGGCACGCCAGCCACTAAGCTATCAAAAAATTTTGCGGGTGAATTGGCCGCCAATACAGGTAAATCTATGAATGTAACAAGGGATAAATCCGCTATTTTATTCAAGACCATCATCTCGTGGTGCGCCAATTCAGGAATATAAGTCAAGTTCATGTATTGTGAGGCGGCCCTAATGACCTCTGGCTCATAAAAGCCAAATCCACAAAGTACAAAATGAATATCCGACTCATGCGCTAATCGCTTAATGGTCTCAAGAATGGTAGGCGTGTCATTTGCACGTCCAAATTTTCCCCCATAAAGCACCAAGAACTTATCAGGAATTTCATAAGTCCGCAATAATGCCGTAACCTGTTCTTCGGTAATGGTGTCGCTCATGGCAGGATTCGTACCATGAATCACCGTCTTGACTTTATGGCGCTCCCCATCTGGCAACATCTCTTTAACATGTTTTTCCATATCCGGAGAAGATGTTACAACGGCTTTAGCAGCATAATAAAGCCGTTTTTCGACCCACTTGAAGAAAGAAATGACCGATTTTGAACGAAAACCTTTAATCTGAATAGGGAAGTCTGGCCACAAGTCTCTTACTTCTAAAACCCAAGGAACGTTATAATACCGCGCTAGAAAGAAGGAAACCATCGCTACCGTAAGGGGCGTCGAAATGCCCCAAATCAAGTCTGGTTTCTTCTTTTCCTTGAAACCAGCCCAAAAAGCACGCCAAGCAAACCTACCATAAGACCCAATTCGCTCCCACTTACCCATCGCATTATCAAAGCCAACGGACAACCATGAAACTTCTACGCCAGAGGGCGCTTCAGGAAAAAGGGCTGATTTTTTTTTGTTTCTGAAATACGTTGACGTAATGACATGGACATCATGCGCCTTACCAATTGCTTGTAATAGGGAAAACAACCTGATATTGCCCGGTGCATCTGGCGTATTGTAATATTGATAGAGACACAAAATGCGCATGTGTTGAAAATGCGATAACAAGGATATTTAGTAAAATTGCTTCTTATTTGTGTTTAGCCAAATGGAACAAGTCTTAGACCACAAACAGCTACAAAATAGCCTCACAAGAGGTTGCCTAAAAATCCTTCAAAGAATGTTTGTGAAAAAAGTCGCTACACTTGCAACCTTCTTTCATTGTTCGCTATCATTGGTAACATATTTTCTTTATATTTTTAGTTCTACTGTTTTGCCTTGTTATCAAACAGTCACACAAAACTACTACATGGGAAGAGCATTCATATTCAATGAAACCTTCTTTTGCTTCTCAAGGATTTTCAACCAAATATGCACCTGCCTATATCCTTGCTACATACGACTTAAATGTTTCTAACTCCTACAATACTTTCCATTTATAAATGAGTATTGTTTGCCTTTATCTAAGCCAGAATAAACCTCTACAGAACCAGAGATAAATCATGTCTAGTTTTTCTCGTGCCAATGAACATGGCCTAAACAATGGTCGTTCCGCAGAATATCAACCTACTGTTATAGGCTCACCTATTTCGGATACGGCACCTCCGGAGCAAGAAATCTCCCTACGCGAAATCATTGAAATTTTAATGAAGGGCAGATGGGTTATTCTTATCACCTTCCTTGCCGTCTTGGGCGTTGTTGCCGCTTATACCTTCATGATCAAGCCGGAATACGAAGCCGTAACCATGATCAAAATTGATACGGAAAAGTCTGGGGGCGGCTCTGCAGACATGGCCCAATTGATGGGGTTTACTTCGGCAAACCGTAACATCAATAACGAGATTGAAATGCTAAAATCTCGAAGCCTCTCGCGTAAGGTGGCGACCCAAATCCTTGAAAGCCGCTCTGGGAAAGGAGGCCAAAGCCCCATTTTAGAGCCAGACGATAACGGCCGGATTACTGAAAGAGCGGTTGCTGCTCGAATCCTCAAAAATGTTGACGTAAAACAAGTTAATCCAGACGTTGACCTTATAGAGGTTAAGTTTACCAGTAATTCCCCTCAAGAAGCACAGTTTGTGGCGGATACCTATGTTAGAACGTATCAAGACTGGAGGCTTGAATCCACCCGTGAAAGTGTCTCTATGGCACGTCAGTTCTTGGAAAAACAATATGAGCAGCTCAACGAAACGTTGAAAGGAAGTGAGCAGGAGTTAGAATCCTTCCTTGAAAACAAAAATGTTGTTCAGCTTGATGAAGAAGCACGTCAATTGGTACAACAAGCAAATGAAATCAAATTAGAGTCTGACAAAGCCAGTGTGGACTACGAAGTAGCCCGCGCCCAGTTGAATGGCCTCCAACGCCAATTAGAGCCTAATAAAGCAGGCTTACGGAACCGTGTTTCCTCGACAGCGGATCAAGAAATCGCTCTTTTAAAGTCGAAAATTGCAGCGTTACAAACACAACGTGAAGAAGGATTGGCCGAATTAAATAGAGACCCAGAATGGAGAACTAAGGCCAATCAACATCAAAGAATAACAGATCTTAACGCCCAACTTAACCAACTAATTCGCCGCTTAGACAGTGTATCGGATCAGTTTATGCAAGAAAGTGCGGCTACGGTTATTGGCCCCGGCTCTGCACAAGACCCGACAGGCATTAAAGAGGCATTGGGATATGAAAACCAACTTCGTCGCCAAATCATCGAAAAGGAAATTGAAGTCAGTGGGCTTTCAGCACGCAAAAATGTACTTGGTAACCGATTGGGCGAATATCAATCTCGCCTAAGCACCATGCCGGGTACGTCTATTCAATTAGCGCAACTCCAACGCGACCGCGAAGGTAAAACAAAGCTCTACGAATATGTGACCAATAAATTGCAAGAGGCTCGTGCCGCAGAAACCGCAACGGTTGGTGGCATCCAAATCGTGGATACGGCAGATGTACCCATGTTGCCCGTAAGGCCGAATCGCTTGTTAAACCTCTTCATCGGGGCTATACTGGGATTGGCGCTCGGTATCGGGATTGTCTTTGTACGAAATGCTCTGGACGATGTTATCCGTAAGCCAGAGGACTTGCGGAAGCGCGGACACAGCGTTCTGGGCATTATCCCCTCGATGGAACGCATCATCCGTACTGACTTTGCCGGAAAAGATAAAATTGTTTTCGACAACAAAAACATTAGTACTTCCCTACTATCGTTGCTAAACCCATTATCGCCAATAGCGGAATCTTATCGCCGCTTCCGAACCAACGTGGAGTACAGTAAATTAGATACGCCGATTCAAACGCTTATGGTTACCAGTCCCGCCCCCGGCGATGGTAAAACCGTAACGGCACTCAACTTGGCGATTGCACTTGCACAATCTGGGCGACGAACCATTTACATTGATGCGGATTTGCGCCGACCTACGGGTCACAAGATGATCGAAGTTCCTAAGGATCCGGGATTGGTCGAGGTGTTGTTTGAGGTTCATCCTTTCCGCCCCGAGGATTTCTATACAGGCATCGAGGATTTATACCTTCTACCTGCGGGAAGTATGGTTCCGAATCCGGCGGAGTTGTTGGCTTCAAAAAAAATGAGGGACTTCGTCCTGCAACTGCGAAATGAGTTCGATGTTATTATCTTCGATACGCCGCCTGTACTGGCCGTTTCTGATGCGGGGCTTTTGGTGAATCAAGCAGATGCAGCAATCTTGGTGCTTTCTGCTGGCGAAACTACCTGGCAAGGGTTAGAACGGAGCATGGAAAATATGATATCTAACACTGGCGCACGTCTAACGGGCGTGGTACTTAACCGTTTTGATCCAAAGACCGCATATGGCTACTATTCGTACTATAACAGCTATGATAGTTATTATAGCAACTACTACGGATATGGCGGGTATCGTGACGCTACAAAAGCTAGCCAAGAAAACGCATCTGCAAAAAAACTTTAAGCCCATAATTCTTATGCACAAACTTTTCTTATTCATTACACTTGTAGTTGCATTAGGAACAGCTGGATATACAGCAGCACAACCAAGAATCAACAGCCCTACCACCGTGAGCCAATCTCAGGTTTCTGCATATATTTACCTTGCAGCACCAAACTCGATGATCACATTGCGTACAAGTGTTACGGGTGAAGTCCGTTATCCGGGACTTTACGAGATCGAAAAGGGATGGCGTTTGGATGAACTACTCGCTGCGGCTGGTGGCCCAACCCTGTCTCAACGTCGTCTTCAGGACACCCGCACAACGAGGATTCGGATTTCACGGGAAACAGAGAATGGCCGAATTGTGATCTACGATGAGTTGTATGACAACATGTTGCTCTCTCCCGAAGACTACCCAGTCATTCAGCAAGGGGACTGGATCAGCGTGGAAAATGTTGTTAATGAAGGATTTAGCAAAAGAGACTTACTGAGTGTGGTTGGTTTGGGAATTTCTGCTATTAACCTCATTGTTACCCTCCTGAAATAATTCATGCGTTTCTTCTTTTGAGTTTCAAAACTTTTATGGACGATTTTTCATAAATTTATTGCCTTGAACAAAACAGCATATACCGCAATGAAAGACAAGATTCATCCAAAATACGAAATCATCACGGTTCACTTG
It encodes:
- a CDS encoding glycosyltransferase family 4 protein, coding for MRILCLYQYYNTPDAPGNIRLFSLLQAIGKAHDVHVITSTYFRNKKKSALFPEAPSGVEVSWLSVGFDNAMGKWERIGSYGRFAWRAFWAGFKEKKKPDLIWGISTPLTVAMVSFFLARYYNVPWVLEVRDLWPDFPIQIKGFRSKSVISFFKWVEKRLYYAAKAVVTSSPDMEKHVKEMLPDGERHKVKTVIHGTNPAMSDTITEEQVTALLRTYEIPDKFLVLYGGKFGRANDTPTILETIKRLAHESDIHFVLCGFGFYEPEVIRAASQYMNLTYIPELAHHEMMVLNKIADLSLVTFIDLPVLAANSPAKFFDSLVAGVPVIVTNPGWTKETVEKEACGWFVPAERPDLLAEQILALKKQPETLAIAGQNGAKLARAHYDRDKLGEDMKQILEKVLEEHHTA
- a CDS encoding DUF1684 domain-containing protein, whose amino-acid sequence is MAGCEKTLSPYEQAILQNRFEKDAALKNPQTSVLRPQDIAGFKGLKYFEVNPVYRFMVPMLPTESDRVVRMKERITDKEKAYKAAGQVALKFPEGTHRLLVFKLEEEPPDVYWIPFRDATNGKETYGGGRYLSARKMAGNTLVVDFNEAYNPYCDYNPDYICTLPPAENKLPVGVSVGEKHSGIVSHE
- a CDS encoding SLBB domain-containing protein — protein: MHKLFLFITLVVALGTAGYTAAQPRINSPTTVSQSQVSAYIYLAAPNSMITLRTSVTGEVRYPGLYEIEKGWRLDELLAAAGGPTLSQRRLQDTRTTRIRISRETENGRIVIYDELYDNMLLSPEDYPVIQQGDWISVENVVNEGFSKRDLLSVVGLGISAINLIVTLLK
- a CDS encoding polysaccharide biosynthesis tyrosine autokinase; protein product: MSSFSRANEHGLNNGRSAEYQPTVIGSPISDTAPPEQEISLREIIEILMKGRWVILITFLAVLGVVAAYTFMIKPEYEAVTMIKIDTEKSGGGSADMAQLMGFTSANRNINNEIEMLKSRSLSRKVATQILESRSGKGGQSPILEPDDNGRITERAVAARILKNVDVKQVNPDVDLIEVKFTSNSPQEAQFVADTYVRTYQDWRLESTRESVSMARQFLEKQYEQLNETLKGSEQELESFLENKNVVQLDEEARQLVQQANEIKLESDKASVDYEVARAQLNGLQRQLEPNKAGLRNRVSSTADQEIALLKSKIAALQTQREEGLAELNRDPEWRTKANQHQRITDLNAQLNQLIRRLDSVSDQFMQESAATVIGPGSAQDPTGIKEALGYENQLRRQIIEKEIEVSGLSARKNVLGNRLGEYQSRLSTMPGTSIQLAQLQRDREGKTKLYEYVTNKLQEARAAETATVGGIQIVDTADVPMLPVRPNRLLNLFIGAILGLALGIGIVFVRNALDDVIRKPEDLRKRGHSVLGIIPSMERIIRTDFAGKDKIVFDNKNISTSLLSLLNPLSPIAESYRRFRTNVEYSKLDTPIQTLMVTSPAPGDGKTVTALNLAIALAQSGRRTIYIDADLRRPTGHKMIEVPKDPGLVEVLFEVHPFRPEDFYTGIEDLYLLPAGSMVPNPAELLASKKMRDFVLQLRNEFDVIIFDTPPVLAVSDAGLLVNQADAAILVLSAGETTWQGLERSMENMISNTGARLTGVVLNRFDPKTAYGYYSYYNSYDSYYSNYYGYGGYRDATKASQENASAKKL